A single genomic interval of Daucus carota subsp. sativus chromosome 1, DH1 v3.0, whole genome shotgun sequence harbors:
- the LOC108193365 gene encoding CSC1-like protein At3g54510 isoform X2, whose protein sequence is MITGESLLASAGINIGVALILVTLFSIFKRHRSNADIYYARRISLQEEDNLYVNIPVLDRRQYYFRQFVPSLQWMRDALKVTDDDILQDCGLDPLVLIRLFKFGNERSSDDPQSMDHFTISNISGGSNRLWVHYSCLCFITLYGVYLMHKEYKHITVKRVQQLRLLRHQPSQFTVLVRNIPFCDEHKAHGCCVDHFFSKYHPHTYRSCQILYEGKDLEDLLNQAKKLSDKIETLRLRALTKKHVSGSSLSQAFNDDTKIERLEEKLQELHHKIRQTRGKKMLEEKDMPVAFITFSSRRGATLVAQSQQHSNPLFWTTEMAPEPRDVLWRSLAIPYKRLPLYKITVLVAASLLTIFFAIPVTAVQGIAKFEKLKKWFPPAMAVQLIPGLRSTITGYLPSVILTGCIYVVPFAMIGMAKLAGYVSRSRKDIKACNMVFYFLVGNVFFLSLLSGSLLDQIGKSFSQPKDFPSHLASAVSAQADFFMTYILTSGLTGFSLEILQPGLLVLNCIKLHTWGRGKNKNPYLYSLPYYRIIPFICLFILIGMVYAVVAPLLLPFLIGYFALGYVVFIHQIQEVYKTTYETCGQYWPYIHHYIVIALVIMQITMIGLFGMKAKPSASFATIPLLIVTLLFNEYCKMRFLPTFDNYSVQDAAKNDELDEQNGLMESNYQKALDAYCPPCLRPASVNEESSLAEPLIL, encoded by the exons ATGATAACAGGGGAAAGCCTACTAGCATCGGCAGGAATCAACATAGGAGTAGCTCTTATACTCGTGACTCTTTTCTCAATCTTTAAACGACACCGTTCCAACGCTGATATCTATTATGCTCGACGTATCTCCCTCCAGGAAGAAGATAATCTTTACGTTAATATCCCCGTTCTCGATCGGCGTCAATATTATTTCCGGCAGTTTGTTCCTTCGTTGCAATGGATGAGAGACGCTCTTAAAGTCACGGATGATGATATTCTTCAGGATTGTGGCCTTGATCCTCTGGTTCTCATCCGTCTCTTCAAATTCGG CAATGAGAGGTCATCTGATGATCCGCAATCAATGGATCACTTCACTATTTCGAATATTAGTGGAGGCTCAAACAG GCTTTGGGTGCACTATTCATGCCTATGTTTTATCACTTTATATGGAGTATATCTGATGCACAAG GAATACAAGCATATCACGGTCAAAAGGGTTCAGCAGCTACGTCTTCTACGACATCAACCAAGTCAGTTTACAGTTCTAGTTAGAAATATTCCTTTCTGCGATGAACACAAGGCTCATGGATGCTGTGTAGATCACTTCTTTTCCAAGTATCACCCTCATACCTATCGATCTTGTCAAATTTTATATGAAGGGAAGGATCTTGAAGATCTGTTG AATCAGGCCAAAAAATTATCAGAcaagattgaaactttgaggTTAAGAGCATTGACTAAGAAACATGTCAGTGGATCTTCCCTGTCTCAAGCTTTTAATGACGACACGAAAATCGAACGGCTTGAGGAAAAACTTCAAGAGCTCCATCATAAGATACGACAAACTCGAGGGAAAAAGATGCTTGAAGAAaag GATATGCCTGTTGCTTTTATAACATTTAGTTCGCGGCGTGGTGCTACCTTAGTTGCCCAGTCTCAGCAGCACTCAAATCCACTCTTCTGGACCACTGAAATGGCTCCAGAACCCAGGGATGTTCTATGGAGGAGTTTGGCGATACCATATAAACGTTTACCACTGTATAAAATTACAGTCTTGGTGGCTGCATCGCTGCTTACAATTTTTTTCGCCATTCCAGTGACAGCAGTTCAAGGAATAGCGAAATttgaaaaacttaaaaaatgGTTTCCTCCTGCCATGGCTGTGCAGTTGAT ACCAGGATTACGATCTACAATAACAGGCTATCTTCCAAGTGTGATCCTTACTGGTTGTATATACGTAGTTCCTTTTGCAATGATTGGAATGGCTAAACTAGCAGGATATGTATCAAGAAGTAGAAAGGATATAAAGGCTTGCAACATGGTCTTCTACTTTTTAGTTGGAAATGTGTTCTTCTTAAGTCTGTTATCAGGTTCATTACTTGATCAAATCGGGAAGTCTTTTAGCCAGCCCAAAGATTTTCCTAGTCATCTTGCAAGCGCGGTTTCTGCTCAG GCAGACTTCTTTATGACATATATCTTGACGAGTGGGTTGACAGGATTTTCTTTGGAGATTCTTCAGCCGGGGTTACTTGTCTTGAACTGTATTAAACTGCATACATGGGGACGTGGGAAAAATAAAAATCCTTATCTTTATTCTCTGCCTTACTACCGAATCATCCCATTCATCTGTCTGTTTATACTCATCGGCATGGTGTATGCAGTCGTAGCACCATTGCTGCTCCCTTTCCTAATTGGCTACTTTGCTCTTGGATATGTTGTGTTTATTCACCAG ATCCAGGAAGTGTATAAAACTACATACGAGACGTGTGGTCAATATTGGCCCTACATCCATCACTATATCGTTATTGCACTTGTTATCATGCAAATTACTATGATAGGTCTGTTTGGGATGAAGGCAAAGCCATCAGCATCCTTTGCAACAATACCCCTCCTAATAGTTACTTTGCTTTTCAACGAGTACTGCAAGATGCGTTTCCTTCCTACATTTGACAATTACTCTGTCCAG GATGCGGCCAAAAATGATGAACTTGATGAACAGAATGGCCTGATGGAGAGTAACTATCAAAAAGCACTGGATGCCTATTGCCCTCCCTGTTTGCGGCCGGCAAGTGTTAACGAAGAATCAAGTTTGGCGGAGCCATTGATTTTGTGA
- the LOC108193365 gene encoding CSC1-like protein At3g54510 isoform X1 — protein sequence MITGESLLASAGINIGVALILVTLFSIFKRHRSNADIYYARRISLQEEDNLYVNIPVLDRRQYYFRQFVPSLQWMRDALKVTDDDILQDCGLDPLVLIRLFKFGINLFVVCSVIGLCVLLPLNYCSNERSSDDPQSMDHFTISNISGGSNRLWVHYSCLCFITLYGVYLMHKEYKHITVKRVQQLRLLRHQPSQFTVLVRNIPFCDEHKAHGCCVDHFFSKYHPHTYRSCQILYEGKDLEDLLNQAKKLSDKIETLRLRALTKKHVSGSSLSQAFNDDTKIERLEEKLQELHHKIRQTRGKKMLEEKDMPVAFITFSSRRGATLVAQSQQHSNPLFWTTEMAPEPRDVLWRSLAIPYKRLPLYKITVLVAASLLTIFFAIPVTAVQGIAKFEKLKKWFPPAMAVQLIPGLRSTITGYLPSVILTGCIYVVPFAMIGMAKLAGYVSRSRKDIKACNMVFYFLVGNVFFLSLLSGSLLDQIGKSFSQPKDFPSHLASAVSAQADFFMTYILTSGLTGFSLEILQPGLLVLNCIKLHTWGRGKNKNPYLYSLPYYRIIPFICLFILIGMVYAVVAPLLLPFLIGYFALGYVVFIHQIQEVYKTTYETCGQYWPYIHHYIVIALVIMQITMIGLFGMKAKPSASFATIPLLIVTLLFNEYCKMRFLPTFDNYSVQDAAKNDELDEQNGLMESNYQKALDAYCPPCLRPASVNEESSLAEPLIL from the exons ATGATAACAGGGGAAAGCCTACTAGCATCGGCAGGAATCAACATAGGAGTAGCTCTTATACTCGTGACTCTTTTCTCAATCTTTAAACGACACCGTTCCAACGCTGATATCTATTATGCTCGACGTATCTCCCTCCAGGAAGAAGATAATCTTTACGTTAATATCCCCGTTCTCGATCGGCGTCAATATTATTTCCGGCAGTTTGTTCCTTCGTTGCAATGGATGAGAGACGCTCTTAAAGTCACGGATGATGATATTCTTCAGGATTGTGGCCTTGATCCTCTGGTTCTCATCCGTCTCTTCAAATTCGG GATCAACTTATTTGTTGTCTGCTCAGTTATTGGTTTATGTGTACTTCTCCCTCTCAATTACTGCAGCAATGAGAGGTCATCTGATGATCCGCAATCAATGGATCACTTCACTATTTCGAATATTAGTGGAGGCTCAAACAG GCTTTGGGTGCACTATTCATGCCTATGTTTTATCACTTTATATGGAGTATATCTGATGCACAAG GAATACAAGCATATCACGGTCAAAAGGGTTCAGCAGCTACGTCTTCTACGACATCAACCAAGTCAGTTTACAGTTCTAGTTAGAAATATTCCTTTCTGCGATGAACACAAGGCTCATGGATGCTGTGTAGATCACTTCTTTTCCAAGTATCACCCTCATACCTATCGATCTTGTCAAATTTTATATGAAGGGAAGGATCTTGAAGATCTGTTG AATCAGGCCAAAAAATTATCAGAcaagattgaaactttgaggTTAAGAGCATTGACTAAGAAACATGTCAGTGGATCTTCCCTGTCTCAAGCTTTTAATGACGACACGAAAATCGAACGGCTTGAGGAAAAACTTCAAGAGCTCCATCATAAGATACGACAAACTCGAGGGAAAAAGATGCTTGAAGAAaag GATATGCCTGTTGCTTTTATAACATTTAGTTCGCGGCGTGGTGCTACCTTAGTTGCCCAGTCTCAGCAGCACTCAAATCCACTCTTCTGGACCACTGAAATGGCTCCAGAACCCAGGGATGTTCTATGGAGGAGTTTGGCGATACCATATAAACGTTTACCACTGTATAAAATTACAGTCTTGGTGGCTGCATCGCTGCTTACAATTTTTTTCGCCATTCCAGTGACAGCAGTTCAAGGAATAGCGAAATttgaaaaacttaaaaaatgGTTTCCTCCTGCCATGGCTGTGCAGTTGAT ACCAGGATTACGATCTACAATAACAGGCTATCTTCCAAGTGTGATCCTTACTGGTTGTATATACGTAGTTCCTTTTGCAATGATTGGAATGGCTAAACTAGCAGGATATGTATCAAGAAGTAGAAAGGATATAAAGGCTTGCAACATGGTCTTCTACTTTTTAGTTGGAAATGTGTTCTTCTTAAGTCTGTTATCAGGTTCATTACTTGATCAAATCGGGAAGTCTTTTAGCCAGCCCAAAGATTTTCCTAGTCATCTTGCAAGCGCGGTTTCTGCTCAG GCAGACTTCTTTATGACATATATCTTGACGAGTGGGTTGACAGGATTTTCTTTGGAGATTCTTCAGCCGGGGTTACTTGTCTTGAACTGTATTAAACTGCATACATGGGGACGTGGGAAAAATAAAAATCCTTATCTTTATTCTCTGCCTTACTACCGAATCATCCCATTCATCTGTCTGTTTATACTCATCGGCATGGTGTATGCAGTCGTAGCACCATTGCTGCTCCCTTTCCTAATTGGCTACTTTGCTCTTGGATATGTTGTGTTTATTCACCAG ATCCAGGAAGTGTATAAAACTACATACGAGACGTGTGGTCAATATTGGCCCTACATCCATCACTATATCGTTATTGCACTTGTTATCATGCAAATTACTATGATAGGTCTGTTTGGGATGAAGGCAAAGCCATCAGCATCCTTTGCAACAATACCCCTCCTAATAGTTACTTTGCTTTTCAACGAGTACTGCAAGATGCGTTTCCTTCCTACATTTGACAATTACTCTGTCCAG GATGCGGCCAAAAATGATGAACTTGATGAACAGAATGGCCTGATGGAGAGTAACTATCAAAAAGCACTGGATGCCTATTGCCCTCCCTGTTTGCGGCCGGCAAGTGTTAACGAAGAATCAAGTTTGGCGGAGCCATTGATTTTGTGA
- the LOC108193365 gene encoding CSC1-like protein At3g54510 isoform X3: MITGESLLASAGINIGVALILVTLFSIFKRHRSNADIYYARRISLQEEDNLYVNIPVLDRRQYYFRQFVPSLQWMRDALKVTDDDILQDCGLDPLVLIRLFKFGINLFVVCSVIGLCVLLPLNYCSNERSSDDPQSMDHFTISNISGGSNRLWVHYSCLCFITLYGVYLMHKEYKHITVKRVQQLRLLRHQPSQFTVLVRNIPFCDEHKAHGCCVDHFFSKYHPHTYRSCQILYEGKDLEDLLDMPVAFITFSSRRGATLVAQSQQHSNPLFWTTEMAPEPRDVLWRSLAIPYKRLPLYKITVLVAASLLTIFFAIPVTAVQGIAKFEKLKKWFPPAMAVQLIPGLRSTITGYLPSVILTGCIYVVPFAMIGMAKLAGYVSRSRKDIKACNMVFYFLVGNVFFLSLLSGSLLDQIGKSFSQPKDFPSHLASAVSAQADFFMTYILTSGLTGFSLEILQPGLLVLNCIKLHTWGRGKNKNPYLYSLPYYRIIPFICLFILIGMVYAVVAPLLLPFLIGYFALGYVVFIHQIQEVYKTTYETCGQYWPYIHHYIVIALVIMQITMIGLFGMKAKPSASFATIPLLIVTLLFNEYCKMRFLPTFDNYSVQDAAKNDELDEQNGLMESNYQKALDAYCPPCLRPASVNEESSLAEPLIL; the protein is encoded by the exons ATGATAACAGGGGAAAGCCTACTAGCATCGGCAGGAATCAACATAGGAGTAGCTCTTATACTCGTGACTCTTTTCTCAATCTTTAAACGACACCGTTCCAACGCTGATATCTATTATGCTCGACGTATCTCCCTCCAGGAAGAAGATAATCTTTACGTTAATATCCCCGTTCTCGATCGGCGTCAATATTATTTCCGGCAGTTTGTTCCTTCGTTGCAATGGATGAGAGACGCTCTTAAAGTCACGGATGATGATATTCTTCAGGATTGTGGCCTTGATCCTCTGGTTCTCATCCGTCTCTTCAAATTCGG GATCAACTTATTTGTTGTCTGCTCAGTTATTGGTTTATGTGTACTTCTCCCTCTCAATTACTGCAGCAATGAGAGGTCATCTGATGATCCGCAATCAATGGATCACTTCACTATTTCGAATATTAGTGGAGGCTCAAACAG GCTTTGGGTGCACTATTCATGCCTATGTTTTATCACTTTATATGGAGTATATCTGATGCACAAG GAATACAAGCATATCACGGTCAAAAGGGTTCAGCAGCTACGTCTTCTACGACATCAACCAAGTCAGTTTACAGTTCTAGTTAGAAATATTCCTTTCTGCGATGAACACAAGGCTCATGGATGCTGTGTAGATCACTTCTTTTCCAAGTATCACCCTCATACCTATCGATCTTGTCAAATTTTATATGAAGGGAAGGATCTTGAAGATCTGTTG GATATGCCTGTTGCTTTTATAACATTTAGTTCGCGGCGTGGTGCTACCTTAGTTGCCCAGTCTCAGCAGCACTCAAATCCACTCTTCTGGACCACTGAAATGGCTCCAGAACCCAGGGATGTTCTATGGAGGAGTTTGGCGATACCATATAAACGTTTACCACTGTATAAAATTACAGTCTTGGTGGCTGCATCGCTGCTTACAATTTTTTTCGCCATTCCAGTGACAGCAGTTCAAGGAATAGCGAAATttgaaaaacttaaaaaatgGTTTCCTCCTGCCATGGCTGTGCAGTTGAT ACCAGGATTACGATCTACAATAACAGGCTATCTTCCAAGTGTGATCCTTACTGGTTGTATATACGTAGTTCCTTTTGCAATGATTGGAATGGCTAAACTAGCAGGATATGTATCAAGAAGTAGAAAGGATATAAAGGCTTGCAACATGGTCTTCTACTTTTTAGTTGGAAATGTGTTCTTCTTAAGTCTGTTATCAGGTTCATTACTTGATCAAATCGGGAAGTCTTTTAGCCAGCCCAAAGATTTTCCTAGTCATCTTGCAAGCGCGGTTTCTGCTCAG GCAGACTTCTTTATGACATATATCTTGACGAGTGGGTTGACAGGATTTTCTTTGGAGATTCTTCAGCCGGGGTTACTTGTCTTGAACTGTATTAAACTGCATACATGGGGACGTGGGAAAAATAAAAATCCTTATCTTTATTCTCTGCCTTACTACCGAATCATCCCATTCATCTGTCTGTTTATACTCATCGGCATGGTGTATGCAGTCGTAGCACCATTGCTGCTCCCTTTCCTAATTGGCTACTTTGCTCTTGGATATGTTGTGTTTATTCACCAG ATCCAGGAAGTGTATAAAACTACATACGAGACGTGTGGTCAATATTGGCCCTACATCCATCACTATATCGTTATTGCACTTGTTATCATGCAAATTACTATGATAGGTCTGTTTGGGATGAAGGCAAAGCCATCAGCATCCTTTGCAACAATACCCCTCCTAATAGTTACTTTGCTTTTCAACGAGTACTGCAAGATGCGTTTCCTTCCTACATTTGACAATTACTCTGTCCAG GATGCGGCCAAAAATGATGAACTTGATGAACAGAATGGCCTGATGGAGAGTAACTATCAAAAAGCACTGGATGCCTATTGCCCTCCCTGTTTGCGGCCGGCAAGTGTTAACGAAGAATCAAGTTTGGCGGAGCCATTGATTTTGTGA